From Acidovorax sp. FHTAMBA, one genomic window encodes:
- the trbL gene encoding P-type conjugative transfer protein TrbL, with product MNDVTIIDRFLNTFSTYIDSGFGLLQGEVAFLTATLIVIDMTIAGLYWAMSHATGQGDDVIAKLLRKVLYVGAFAYIIGNFNALASILFRSFAGLGLTATGSTLTMENFLQPGRLAKVGIDAGAPILAQIGDMAGFPEVFVNLDPIVVMFLAWLVVVLCFFVLAIQLFITLIEFKLTTLAGFVLVPFALWNKTAFLAEKVLGNVVSSGIKALVLAVIVGIGSGLFAEFQVHPAEPSIDHALVIMLASLTLLALGIFGPGIATGLVSGAPQLGAGAMAGAAVGAAGAAVAVGVAATGVGGAVMAGARMAPVAAKLAGSGARAAASTASSTRSAFQTGSTSAGGGLKGAAAGLGNVAKTGAQAVGRGTASRASAVGQRVAAPFRAGWNGPAAEAGAASGQTAAGGASSGAANATKQEQPAWAKRLHRRQQLTHAATTTAHALRGGDGGGSGQGPSLRGSDD from the coding sequence ATGAATGACGTGACCATCATCGACCGCTTCCTCAACACCTTCTCCACTTACATCGACTCGGGTTTCGGGCTGTTGCAGGGTGAAGTGGCGTTTCTCACCGCCACGCTGATCGTCATCGACATGACGATCGCCGGGCTGTATTGGGCCATGAGCCACGCCACCGGCCAGGGCGATGACGTGATCGCCAAGCTGCTGCGCAAGGTGCTCTACGTCGGCGCCTTCGCCTACATCATCGGCAACTTCAATGCGTTGGCCAGCATCTTGTTCCGGTCGTTTGCCGGGCTGGGGCTGACAGCGACCGGATCGACGCTGACGATGGAGAACTTTCTTCAGCCGGGACGGCTGGCGAAAGTCGGCATCGACGCCGGGGCGCCGATTCTGGCGCAGATCGGCGACATGGCCGGGTTCCCAGAGGTGTTCGTGAACCTCGATCCCATCGTGGTGATGTTCCTCGCCTGGCTGGTGGTGGTCTTGTGCTTCTTCGTGCTGGCGATCCAGCTTTTCATCACGCTGATCGAGTTCAAGCTGACCACGCTCGCGGGCTTCGTGCTGGTGCCGTTCGCGCTCTGGAACAAGACGGCGTTCCTGGCCGAGAAGGTGCTGGGCAACGTGGTGTCGTCGGGGATCAAGGCGCTGGTGCTGGCCGTGATCGTCGGCATCGGCTCAGGCCTGTTCGCGGAGTTTCAGGTTCACCCCGCCGAGCCATCCATCGACCACGCGCTGGTCATCATGCTGGCCTCGCTCACCTTGCTGGCGCTGGGCATCTTCGGCCCCGGCATTGCCACCGGCCTGGTGTCCGGTGCGCCACAGCTTGGCGCGGGTGCGATGGCCGGCGCCGCAGTCGGTGCTGCTGGGGCCGCCGTGGCTGTCGGTGTCGCTGCGACTGGTGTGGGTGGCGCGGTCATGGCCGGGGCGCGCATGGCACCCGTCGCCGCCAAGCTGGCCGGTAGCGGCGCGCGTGCTGCCGCCTCGACAGCCAGCAGCACCCGGTCAGCGTTCCAGACTGGTTCCACCTCGGCCGGCGGCGGCCTCAAAGGCGCTGCCGCTGGCCTTGGCAACGTCGCCAAGACCGGCGCGCAGGCCGTTGGGCGGGGCACTGCATCCCGTGCCTCTGCTGTCGGGCAGCGCGTGGCGGCTCCCTTCCGTGCCGGATGGAACGGCCCGGCGGCTGAAGCTGGCGCGGCATCCGGGCAGACCGCCGCAGGCGGCGCCTCATCCGGCGCAGCCAACGCGACGAAGCAAGAACAGCCCGCTTGGGCCAAGCGACTGCATCGCCGCCAGCAACTCACCCATGCCGCGACCACCACCGCCCACGCGCTTCGCGGTGGCGATGGCGGCGGCTCCGGCCAGGGGCCGAGCCTGCGCGGCTCCGACGATTGA
- the trbF gene encoding conjugal transfer protein TrbF, which yields MRFKRPQVRYADTPQPATPYQAAGQVWDERIGSPRVQAKNWRLMAFGCLTLALLMAGGLVWRSAQSIVTPYVVEVDNAGQVRAVGEASTPYRPTDAQTAHHIARFVSLVRSLSIDPIVVRQNWLDAYDYTTDKGAAMLNDYARVNDPFSRIGKESVTVQIASVVRASDSSFNVRWTERRYVNGTAAGLERWTAVVSIVHQPPRSEERLRKNPLGIYVNGLSWSRELDSSEGAKP from the coding sequence ATGCGATTCAAACGACCGCAGGTGCGCTATGCCGACACGCCGCAGCCTGCCACTCCGTACCAAGCTGCGGGCCAGGTGTGGGACGAGCGCATTGGCTCGCCCCGTGTGCAAGCCAAGAACTGGCGCTTGATGGCCTTCGGCTGCCTGACGCTCGCGCTGCTGATGGCTGGCGGCCTGGTATGGCGCTCGGCGCAGTCCATCGTCACGCCTTATGTGGTGGAAGTGGACAACGCGGGCCAGGTGCGCGCGGTTGGCGAAGCGAGCACGCCATACCGGCCGACCGATGCGCAGACGGCGCACCACATTGCGCGCTTCGTCTCGCTGGTGCGCTCGCTGTCTATCGACCCCATCGTGGTGCGGCAGAACTGGCTCGATGCCTACGACTACACCACCGACAAGGGCGCAGCCATGCTCAACGACTACGCGCGGGTGAACGACCCATTCTCGCGCATTGGCAAGGAGTCGGTGACGGTGCAGATCGCCAGCGTCGTGCGCGCCAGTGACTCGTCTTTCAACGTGCGCTGGACGGAACGCCGCTACGTCAACGGCACGGCCGCCGGGCTGGAGCGGTGGACGGCCGTGGTGTCCATCGTCCACCAGCCCCCGCGCAGCGAAGAACGCCTGCGAAAGAACCCCCTGGGCATCTACGTCAACGGCCTGTCTTGGAGCCGCGAACTGGATTCTTCTGAAGGAGCCAAGCCATGA